Proteins encoded in a region of the Mycolicibacterium duvalii genome:
- a CDS encoding acyl-CoA dehydrogenase, translating into MSVSSSASITDEQAAARELVRSWASGSGGIEAAREVEQGSPDAWRSSYRGLAELGIFGVALPEQLGGADGSIGDLCAMVDEAAAALAPGPVATTALATLVLGDADPELVGALVAGERTAGMTLTAELDCVDGRVSGTAPYVLGADATAVLLMPAGDRWVLVDANADGVTVEALTATDFSRPLAKVTFDGAAAAVIDVSAQRIVDLAVTLMAAEAAGLARRLLQTATDYAKVREQFGKPIGSFQAIKHMCAEMLLRSEQASVAAADAATAAAGDDADQLSIAAALAASVGIEAAKANAKDCIQVLGGIGITWEHDAHLYLRRAYGIAQFLGGRSRWLRRVVQLTQQGVRRELHIDLDSVADLRPEIAAAVAEVVAAPQDQRQVALAETGLLAPHWPRPYGRAAGPAEQLLIDQELAAADVTRPDLVIGWWAVPTILEHGSAEQVEKFVPATLRGELRWCQLFSEPGAGSDLAALRTKAVRVDGGFKLTGQKVWTSAAQQAHWGVCLARTDPSAPKHKGITYFLIDMRSPGIVIRPLREITGDELFNEVFFDDVFVPDEMVVGQVNDGWRLARTTLANERVAMANGTALGNPMEELLHVVADAGIDAAQQDRLGTLIGLAQVGSLLDQRIAQLAVEGQDPGAQASARKLIGVRYRQGLAEFRMDLSDGAGVVVNQQVHDFLNTRCLTIAGGTEQILLTMAGERLLGLPR; encoded by the coding sequence TTCGGTGTCGCGCTCCCGGAGCAACTCGGCGGTGCCGACGGCTCGATCGGCGACCTGTGCGCCATGGTCGACGAAGCGGCCGCGGCACTGGCGCCGGGGCCGGTGGCCACGACGGCGCTGGCCACCCTGGTGCTGGGCGACGCCGACCCTGAGCTCGTCGGGGCGCTGGTTGCCGGTGAGCGCACCGCCGGGATGACGTTGACAGCTGAGCTCGACTGCGTCGACGGCCGGGTGTCGGGAACCGCGCCGTACGTACTCGGCGCGGACGCGACCGCCGTGCTGCTGATGCCCGCCGGCGACCGCTGGGTGCTGGTCGACGCGAATGCCGACGGGGTGACCGTCGAAGCACTGACGGCGACCGACTTCTCCCGGCCGCTGGCAAAGGTGACCTTCGACGGCGCCGCCGCCGCGGTGATCGACGTGTCTGCTCAGCGCATCGTCGACCTGGCGGTGACGCTGATGGCCGCCGAGGCGGCCGGCCTGGCGCGCCGGCTGTTGCAGACCGCCACCGACTACGCGAAGGTGCGCGAACAGTTCGGCAAGCCGATCGGTAGCTTCCAAGCCATCAAGCACATGTGCGCGGAGATGCTGCTGCGCTCCGAACAGGCCTCGGTCGCCGCTGCCGACGCGGCCACCGCCGCCGCGGGCGACGATGCCGACCAGCTGTCCATCGCCGCCGCGCTGGCCGCTTCCGTGGGCATCGAGGCCGCGAAGGCCAACGCCAAGGACTGCATTCAGGTGCTCGGTGGAATCGGCATCACTTGGGAACACGACGCGCACCTGTACCTGCGGCGTGCCTACGGCATCGCGCAGTTCCTCGGCGGTCGGTCCCGGTGGCTGCGCCGGGTGGTGCAGTTGACCCAGCAGGGTGTGCGCCGCGAGTTGCACATCGACCTCGATTCGGTGGCCGACCTGCGGCCCGAGATCGCGGCGGCGGTGGCCGAGGTGGTGGCCGCGCCGCAGGACCAGCGGCAGGTCGCGCTGGCCGAGACGGGTCTGCTGGCACCGCACTGGCCGCGCCCATACGGCCGGGCGGCCGGGCCGGCCGAGCAACTGCTGATCGACCAGGAACTGGCCGCTGCCGACGTGACCCGGCCCGATCTGGTCATCGGCTGGTGGGCGGTGCCGACGATTCTCGAGCACGGCAGCGCTGAGCAGGTCGAGAAGTTCGTGCCGGCGACCCTGCGCGGCGAGCTGAGATGGTGCCAGCTGTTCAGCGAACCGGGCGCCGGCTCGGATCTCGCGGCATTGCGCACCAAGGCCGTTCGTGTGGATGGGGGCTTCAAGCTCACCGGCCAGAAGGTGTGGACCTCAGCCGCACAGCAGGCGCACTGGGGCGTGTGCCTGGCCAGGACGGACCCAAGCGCTCCAAAACATAAGGGCATCACGTATTTCCTGATCGACATGCGGTCACCGGGCATCGTGATCCGGCCGCTGCGCGAGATCACCGGCGACGAACTGTTCAACGAGGTGTTCTTCGACGACGTCTTCGTGCCGGACGAGATGGTGGTCGGCCAGGTCAATGACGGGTGGCGGCTGGCGCGCACCACGCTGGCCAACGAGCGCGTCGCGATGGCCAACGGCACCGCGCTGGGCAACCCGATGGAGGAGCTTCTGCATGTGGTCGCCGACGCGGGAATCGATGCGGCGCAACAGGATCGCCTCGGCACGCTGATCGGGCTGGCGCAGGTGGGCTCGCTGCTGGATCAGCGCATCGCGCAGCTGGCCGTCGAGGGGCAGGATCCGGGAGCGCAAGCCAGCGCCCGCAAGCTGATCGGCGTGCGGTACCGCCAGGGTCTGGCCGAGTTCCGGATGGACCTGTCCGACGGGGCCGGTGTGGTGGTCAACCAACAGGTGCACGACTTCCTCAACACCCGCTGCCTGACGATCGCCGGCGGCACCGAGCAGATTCTGCTCACCATGGCGGGGGAGCGGTTGCTGGGCCTGCCGCGCTAG
- a CDS encoding ferredoxin--NADP reductase, translating to MTDVAADEPLGSHVLELEIAQIVDETPDARSLVFKAPADAPVPDEKLRYSPGQFLTLRVPSDRTGSVARCYSLCSSPFTGDPLTVTVKRTADGYASNWLCDNAHAGMRLHVLAPSGTFVPKNLDSDFLLLSAGSGITPMMAILKSALSEGTGKITLIYANRDENSVIFAAALRELAAKYPDRLTAVHWLESVQGLPTVSGLSELVAPYTAREAFICGPGPFMAAAEEALTSSGTAPERIHIEVFKSLESDPFAAVKVEQDDSDEGPATAVVTLDGQTHEVTWPRRAKLLDVLLDKGLDAPFSCREGHCGACAVVKKSGEVEMEINDVLEQQDLDEGLILACQAHPCSDSVEVTYDE from the coding sequence GTGACGGACGTAGCCGCCGACGAGCCATTGGGCAGTCACGTTCTGGAGCTGGAGATCGCCCAGATCGTCGATGAGACGCCCGACGCGCGTTCTCTGGTGTTCAAGGCGCCGGCCGACGCGCCGGTCCCGGACGAGAAACTGCGCTACTCGCCCGGGCAGTTCCTGACCCTGCGTGTCCCCAGCGACCGGACGGGTTCGGTCGCGCGCTGCTACTCGCTGTGCAGCTCCCCGTTCACCGGCGACCCGTTGACCGTGACCGTCAAGCGCACCGCCGACGGCTACGCGTCGAACTGGCTGTGCGACAACGCCCACGCCGGCATGCGCCTGCATGTGCTGGCGCCGTCGGGCACCTTCGTCCCGAAGAATCTCGACTCCGATTTCCTGCTGCTGTCGGCCGGCAGCGGAATCACCCCGATGATGGCGATCCTGAAGTCGGCGCTGAGCGAGGGCACGGGCAAGATCACGCTGATCTACGCCAACCGCGACGAGAACTCGGTGATCTTCGCCGCCGCGCTGCGCGAACTGGCGGCCAAGTATCCCGACCGGCTGACCGCCGTGCACTGGCTGGAATCGGTGCAGGGGCTGCCGACGGTGTCCGGGCTGAGCGAACTGGTCGCGCCGTACACGGCGCGCGAGGCGTTCATCTGCGGGCCCGGACCGTTCATGGCCGCTGCCGAGGAAGCGCTCACCTCATCGGGAACAGCACCCGAGCGCATTCACATCGAGGTGTTCAAGTCGCTGGAGTCCGACCCGTTCGCCGCGGTCAAGGTGGAGCAGGACGACAGCGACGAAGGTCCCGCCACCGCCGTCGTCACCCTCGACGGCCAGACCCACGAAGTGACCTGGCCGCGGCGCGCCAAGCTGCTCGACGTGTTGCTCGACAAGGGTCTCGACGCACCGTTCTCCTGCCGGGAAGGCCACTGCGGCGCCTGCGCGGTGGTGAAGAAGTCCGGCGAGGTCGAGATGGAGATCAACGACGTGCTCGAACAGCAGGACCTCGACGAGGGACTGATCTTGGCCTGCCAGGCGCACCCGTGCTCCGATTCGGTCGAAGTCACCTACGACGAGTAG
- the hsaA gene encoding 3-hydroxy-9,10-secoandrosta-1,3,5(10)-triene-9,17-dione monooxygenase oxygenase subunit translates to MTSIQQRDAQTVLAGIDDLLPRIAERSPAAEELRRLPDETVAELDEVGFFKLLQPEQWGGLQCDPTLFYEAVRRIASACGSTGWVSSIIGVHNWHLALFDQQAQDDVWGNDPTVRVSSSYAPMGAGHVVDGGYLVSGAWQWSSGCDHATWAFLGGPVIKDGKPVDFGSFLIPRTDYTIDDVWNVVGLKATGSNTVVVKDVFVPRHRFLSYRAMNDGTAGGYQNNTAPVYKMPWGTMHPTTISAPIMGMAYGAYEAHVEHQGKRVRAAFAGEKSKDDPFAKIRIAEAASDIDAGWRQLIGNVRDEYELLQAGKEIPFSLRAAARRDQVRATARAIASIDLLFEASGATALGLDQPVQRFWRDAHAGRVHAANEPERAYLIFGNDAFGLPPQDTMV, encoded by the coding sequence GTGACGTCCATTCAACAGCGCGACGCGCAGACGGTTCTCGCCGGTATCGACGACCTGTTGCCGCGGATCGCCGAGCGCTCGCCGGCCGCCGAAGAGCTGCGCCGCCTGCCCGACGAGACCGTCGCCGAACTCGACGAGGTCGGTTTCTTCAAACTGCTCCAGCCCGAACAGTGGGGTGGGCTGCAGTGCGACCCCACGCTGTTCTACGAGGCCGTGCGGCGCATCGCCAGCGCATGCGGCTCCACCGGCTGGGTGTCGTCGATCATCGGCGTGCACAACTGGCATCTGGCCCTCTTCGACCAGCAGGCCCAGGACGACGTCTGGGGTAACGACCCCACGGTGCGGGTCTCGAGCTCGTACGCGCCGATGGGCGCCGGACACGTCGTCGACGGCGGTTACCTGGTCAGCGGGGCCTGGCAGTGGTCGTCGGGATGTGACCACGCCACCTGGGCGTTCCTCGGCGGCCCGGTGATCAAGGACGGCAAGCCGGTGGACTTCGGCAGCTTCCTGATCCCGCGCACCGATTACACCATCGACGACGTGTGGAATGTGGTCGGCCTCAAGGCCACCGGAAGCAACACCGTGGTCGTCAAGGACGTGTTCGTGCCGCGGCACCGTTTCCTGTCGTACCGCGCGATGAACGACGGCACCGCGGGCGGCTACCAGAACAACACCGCGCCGGTCTACAAGATGCCCTGGGGCACCATGCATCCCACCACGATCAGTGCACCCATCATGGGCATGGCCTACGGCGCCTACGAGGCGCACGTCGAGCATCAGGGCAAGCGCGTGCGCGCGGCGTTCGCGGGCGAGAAGTCCAAGGACGACCCGTTCGCCAAGATCCGGATCGCCGAGGCGGCCAGCGACATCGACGCCGGGTGGCGTCAGCTCATCGGCAACGTCCGCGACGAGTACGAGCTGTTGCAGGCCGGCAAGGAGATTCCCTTTTCGCTGCGCGCCGCCGCCCGCCGCGACCAGGTCCGCGCCACCGCGCGCGCGATCGCCTCGATCGACCTGCTGTTCGAAGCCTCGGGCGCGACCGCGCTCGGACTGGACCAGCCGGTCCAGCGGTTCTGGCGCGACGCGCACGCGGGGCGCGTGCACGCCGCCAACGAGCCCGAGCGGGCGTACCTGATCTTCGGCAACGACGCGTTCGGACTGCCGCCGCAGGACACGATGGTATGA
- the hsaD gene encoding 4,5:9,10-diseco-3-hydroxy-5,9,17-trioxoandrosta-1(10),2-diene-4-oate hydrolase, producing MTSYIQETEQQAEVTFESTSRFAQVRDDMRLHYHEAGVGNTQTVVLLHGGGPGASSWSNFSRNIPVLAQRFHVLAVDQPGYGHSDKHTEHEQYNRYSATALLNLFDHLGIERAALVGNSLGGGTAVRFALDNPKRAGRLVLMGPGGLSVNLFAPDPTEGVKMLGRFAAEPTRENIEKFLRIMVFDQSLITEELVEERFRIASTPESLAATKAMGKSFAGADFELGMMWRDVYKLRQRVLLIWGREDRVNPLDGALVALKQIPRVQLHVFGQCGHWAQLEKFDEFNKLTTDFLLEA from the coding sequence ATGACGTCCTACATCCAGGAGACCGAGCAGCAGGCCGAGGTCACGTTCGAGTCGACGTCACGCTTTGCGCAGGTGCGTGACGACATGCGGCTGCACTACCACGAGGCCGGCGTCGGCAACACGCAGACCGTGGTGCTGCTGCACGGCGGTGGCCCCGGCGCGTCGAGCTGGTCGAACTTCAGCCGCAATATCCCGGTGCTGGCCCAGCGTTTTCACGTGCTGGCTGTCGATCAGCCGGGCTACGGCCACTCCGACAAGCACACCGAGCACGAGCAGTACAACCGCTACAGCGCGACCGCACTGCTGAACCTGTTCGATCACCTCGGTATCGAACGTGCTGCGCTGGTGGGTAATTCGCTTGGTGGCGGCACCGCGGTGCGCTTCGCGCTGGACAACCCCAAGCGGGCCGGCCGGCTGGTCCTGATGGGCCCCGGCGGCCTGAGCGTCAACCTGTTCGCGCCCGACCCGACCGAGGGCGTGAAGATGCTCGGCAGGTTCGCGGCCGAACCGACCCGGGAGAACATCGAGAAGTTCCTGCGCATCATGGTCTTCGATCAGAGCCTGATCACTGAAGAACTGGTCGAGGAGCGCTTCCGGATCGCCAGCACCCCGGAGTCGCTGGCCGCCACCAAAGCCATGGGGAAATCGTTCGCAGGTGCGGATTTCGAGCTGGGCATGATGTGGCGCGACGTGTACAAGCTGCGCCAGCGGGTACTGCTGATCTGGGGCCGCGAGGACCGCGTGAACCCGCTCGACGGGGCGCTGGTGGCGCTCAAGCAGATTCCGCGGGTGCAACTGCACGTGTTTGGACAGTGCGGGCACTGGGCGCAGCTGGAGAAGTTCGACGAGTTCAACAAGCTGACCACAGACTTCCTTCTGGAGGCATAG
- the hsaC gene encoding iron-dependent extradiol dioxygenase HsaC → MTIRSLGYLRIEATDVAAWREYGLKVLGMVEGKGGTDGALYLRMDEFPARLVIVPGDSDRLISSGWETANAAALQEIRNSLDVHGTPYKEATGAELAERRVDEMIVFDDPSGNTLEVFHGVALEHRRVVSPYGHKFVTEEQGLGHVVLTTRDDTETLHFYRDVLGFSLRDSMRLPPQLVGRPADGAPAWLRFLGVNPRHHSLAFMPGETPSGIVHLMVEVENSDDVGLCLDRALRRNVKMAATLGRHVNDKMLSFYMKTPGGFDIEFGCEGLEVDDDNWVARESTAVSLWGHDFSVGFKS, encoded by the coding sequence ATGACCATCCGATCACTGGGATATCTGCGGATCGAGGCCACCGACGTCGCGGCGTGGCGCGAGTACGGGCTCAAGGTGCTCGGCATGGTGGAAGGCAAAGGCGGCACTGACGGCGCGCTGTATCTGCGGATGGACGAGTTCCCGGCGCGGCTGGTGATCGTGCCCGGGGACAGCGACCGGCTGATCAGCTCGGGGTGGGAGACCGCCAACGCCGCGGCGCTGCAGGAGATCCGCAACAGCCTCGATGTGCACGGCACGCCGTACAAGGAGGCCACCGGCGCCGAGCTGGCTGAGCGCCGCGTCGACGAGATGATCGTCTTCGACGACCCGTCGGGCAATACCCTGGAGGTCTTCCACGGCGTCGCACTCGAGCACCGCCGCGTGGTCAGCCCGTACGGCCACAAGTTCGTCACCGAGGAGCAGGGACTGGGGCACGTGGTGCTGACCACCCGCGACGACACCGAGACCCTGCACTTCTACCGCGACGTGCTGGGATTCAGCCTGCGCGATTCGATGCGGCTGCCCCCGCAACTGGTCGGCCGACCCGCCGACGGAGCCCCGGCGTGGCTGCGCTTCCTCGGCGTCAACCCGCGCCACCACAGCCTCGCGTTCATGCCGGGCGAAACCCCGAGCGGGATCGTGCACCTGATGGTGGAGGTGGAGAACTCCGACGACGTGGGTCTGTGCCTGGACCGCGCACTGCGCCGCAACGTCAAGATGGCGGCCACGCTGGGCCGGCACGTCAACGACAAGATGCTGTCGTTCTACATGAAGACGCCCGGCGGCTTCGACATCGAATTCGGTTGCGAGGGACTCGAAGTCGACGACGACAACTGGGTGGCGCGAGAGAGCACCGCGGTGTCGCTGTGGGGGCACGATTTCAGCGTGGGATTCAAGAGCTAG
- the hsaB gene encoding 3-hydroxy-9,10-secoandrosta-1,3,5(10)-triene-9,17-dione monooxygenase reductase subunit: MGSPIDPRTFRNVLGQFCTGITVITTVHEDAPVGFACQSFAALSLDPPLVLFCPTKQSRSWQAIEASGRFCVNILHENQQHVSARFGSREPDKFAGIDWKPSELGSPVIEGNLAHLDCTVDSVHDGGDHFVVFGAVHSLSEVPDTKPRPLLFYQGQYTGIEPEKNTPADWRNDLEAFLTVASEDTWL, from the coding sequence GTGGGCAGCCCGATCGATCCGCGCACCTTCCGCAATGTGCTCGGCCAGTTCTGTACCGGCATCACGGTGATCACCACCGTTCATGAGGACGCCCCGGTGGGTTTCGCCTGCCAGTCGTTCGCTGCGCTGTCGCTGGATCCGCCGCTGGTGCTGTTCTGCCCGACCAAGCAGTCGCGGTCCTGGCAGGCCATCGAGGCCAGCGGCCGGTTCTGCGTCAACATCCTGCACGAGAACCAGCAGCACGTCTCGGCGCGCTTCGGTTCCCGCGAGCCCGACAAGTTCGCCGGCATCGACTGGAAGCCGTCCGAACTGGGTTCCCCGGTGATCGAGGGCAACCTGGCCCACCTCGACTGCACCGTGGACTCGGTGCACGACGGCGGAGATCACTTCGTGGTGTTCGGCGCGGTGCACTCGCTGTCGGAGGTGCCCGACACCAAGCCCCGGCCGCTGTTGTTCTACCAGGGGCAGTACACCGGCATCGAGCCCGAGAAGAACACCCCGGCGGATTGGCGCAACGACCTGGAGGCCTTTCTCACCGTCGCCAGCGAAGACACCTGGCTCTAG
- a CDS encoding peptide MFS transporter: protein MTTREQSPARTFFGHPIGLTNLFGVELWERFSFYGMLTILGYYLYYTATDGGLGLSQATATGIVGAYGGLVYLSTVLGAWIADRLLGMERTVFYGGVVVMIGHIALAVLPGLTGVGIGLVFVALGSGALKANASSLLGTLYAKGDARADGGFTLFYLGINLGAFAGPLLTGLLQTRVGFHYGFGAAAVGMALGLIQYVVFRRNLGTHGREVPNPLPRSALGRAAGVAGAAVVVVAAAIGLRWVTLENLSQITTAVIVAASVAYFVVMLRSGTVTAAERERVRAFIPLFIANAVFWSLFQQIFTVLAIYSDERMNWSIFGWVAPSNWIGSIEPIWIIALSPLFAAMWTRLGSRAPTTPRKFSYGVIGMGLAFLCFVPLAGVDAVPALLVLVILGVFAVSELLLSPIGLSVTTKLAPEAFRAQMMALYFFSVGLGTAMSGVLAGAYDPTREIAYFGTLGGVTVATGLVVLLIAPWISRRMEGVH from the coding sequence GTGACGACCCGCGAGCAGAGCCCCGCGCGTACCTTCTTCGGACACCCGATCGGGTTGACCAACCTGTTCGGTGTCGAACTCTGGGAACGGTTCTCGTTCTACGGGATGCTCACCATCCTGGGCTACTACCTGTACTACACCGCCACCGACGGCGGTCTGGGGCTGTCCCAGGCCACCGCCACCGGCATCGTCGGGGCCTACGGCGGTCTGGTCTATCTGTCCACGGTGCTGGGTGCGTGGATCGCCGATCGGCTGCTCGGAATGGAACGGACGGTGTTCTACGGCGGGGTGGTCGTCATGATCGGCCACATCGCGCTCGCGGTACTCCCCGGACTGACCGGCGTCGGGATCGGGCTGGTCTTCGTCGCCCTCGGGTCGGGCGCACTCAAGGCGAATGCCTCATCGCTGCTCGGCACGCTCTATGCCAAGGGTGACGCGCGTGCGGACGGCGGGTTCACCCTGTTCTATCTCGGCATCAACCTCGGTGCGTTCGCCGGGCCGTTGCTCACCGGTCTGTTGCAGACCCGGGTCGGTTTCCACTACGGCTTCGGTGCCGCTGCGGTCGGCATGGCCCTCGGGCTGATCCAGTACGTGGTGTTCCGGCGCAACCTCGGCACCCATGGGCGCGAGGTGCCCAACCCGTTGCCGCGCAGCGCGCTCGGCAGGGCCGCCGGGGTGGCCGGTGCCGCGGTGGTCGTCGTCGCGGCCGCGATCGGCCTGCGGTGGGTGACCCTGGAGAATCTGTCGCAGATCACCACCGCGGTGATCGTCGCCGCGTCGGTGGCCTACTTCGTCGTGATGTTGCGCTCGGGCACGGTCACCGCTGCAGAGCGAGAGCGAGTGCGCGCCTTCATCCCGCTGTTCATCGCCAACGCGGTCTTCTGGTCGTTGTTCCAGCAGATCTTCACCGTGCTCGCGATCTACTCCGACGAGCGGATGAACTGGTCGATCTTCGGGTGGGTGGCGCCGTCGAACTGGATCGGCTCGATCGAACCCATCTGGATCATCGCGCTGTCGCCGCTCTTCGCGGCGATGTGGACCCGGCTGGGCAGCCGGGCGCCCACCACGCCGCGCAAGTTCTCCTACGGCGTCATCGGGATGGGGCTGGCCTTCCTCTGTTTCGTCCCGCTGGCGGGCGTCGACGCGGTACCGGCGTTGCTCGTGCTGGTGATCCTCGGTGTGTTCGCGGTCTCGGAGCTGCTGCTGTCGCCGATCGGGCTGTCGGTGACCACCAAGCTGGCCCCGGAGGCGTTCCGCGCCCAGATGATGGCGCTGTACTTCTTCTCGGTCGGTCTCGGGACCGCGATGTCGGGCGTGTTGGCCGGCGCCTACGACCCAACTCGCGAGATCGCGTACTTCGGCACTCTCGGTGGGGTGACGGTGGCCACCGGTCTCGTCGTTCTGCTCATCGCCCCGTGGATCAGTCGCCGGATGGAAGGCGTGCACTGA
- a CDS encoding LysR family transcriptional regulator, which translates to MPKTAPRVCKNAEVSVPTRRPSADDLLVLLAVGRTGRYTTAADELGLNHTTISRRIAALERAMGGRVLARVGGGWELTDLGREALTAAEAVESAVRSLATDAAGTRALEGVVRISATDGFSAYIAAPAAAAVQRDHPKVAVEVVATTRRATQQRSGMDIEVVVGEPKVHRARALRLGDYCLGLYGSRDYLAAHSAPVDVADLHRFPLVYFIDSMLQVDDLDLATSFAPAMRESVTSTNVFVHVEATRASAGLGLLPCFMADRHADLVRVLPDAVSIRLTYWLVTRAETLRRPEVAAVVDAIRARVQDQRDVLLGRR; encoded by the coding sequence ATGCCCAAAACTGCACCACGCGTCTGCAAAAATGCAGAGGTGTCCGTGCCTACCCGCCGTCCCAGCGCCGACGACTTGTTGGTGCTGCTGGCGGTCGGCCGCACGGGGCGCTACACCACGGCCGCCGACGAACTGGGTCTCAACCACACCACGATCAGCCGCCGGATCGCCGCACTCGAACGGGCGATGGGCGGCCGGGTGCTGGCCCGGGTGGGCGGTGGATGGGAACTCACCGATCTGGGCCGCGAGGCGCTGACCGCAGCCGAGGCGGTGGAGAGCGCGGTGCGCTCGCTGGCCACCGACGCGGCCGGTACGCGCGCACTCGAAGGTGTGGTGCGAATCTCGGCGACCGACGGCTTCTCCGCCTACATCGCCGCTCCGGCTGCGGCCGCGGTGCAGCGGGACCACCCCAAGGTCGCGGTGGAGGTCGTGGCCACCACCCGGCGCGCCACGCAACAGCGTTCCGGGATGGACATCGAGGTGGTCGTCGGCGAACCGAAGGTGCACCGGGCGCGGGCGCTGCGGCTAGGTGACTACTGCCTCGGGCTGTACGGCTCGCGCGACTACCTCGCCGCGCACAGCGCTCCGGTCGACGTCGCCGACCTGCACCGGTTTCCGCTGGTCTACTTCATCGATTCGATGCTGCAGGTCGATGATCTGGATCTGGCGACCAGCTTCGCGCCGGCGATGCGGGAATCGGTGACCTCCACCAACGTGTTCGTCCACGTCGAGGCGACCCGTGCGTCGGCCGGGCTGGGGCTGCTGCCCTGCTTCATGGCCGACCGGCACGCCGACCTGGTCCGGGTACTGCCCGACGCGGTGTCCATCCGGTTGACCTACTGGCTGGTGACACGCGCCGAGACGCTGCGCCGCCCCGAGGTGGCGGCGGTGGTGGACGCCATCCGCGCCCGCGTGCAGGACCAGCGCGACGTGCTCCTGGGCAGGCGCTGA
- a CDS encoding MFS transporter, with product MSTQQSDSAASAPTGLKRVVVASMAGTVVEWYEFFLYATAATLVFNKVFFAEGTSEAAGLIAALLTYAVGFVARPLGGIVFGHFGDKYGRKKLLQFAILLVGAVTFLMGCLPTYAQIGVWAPILLVALRFLQGFAVGGEWGGAVLLVAEHSPNSKRAFWASWPQAAVPIGNMLATVVLLVLTGVLSDDAFLSWGWRVAFWLSAVVVLIGYYIRTKVTDAPIFVAAQEEVDRVKSVSYGVVEVLKRYPRGVFTAMGLRFAENIMYYLVVTFSIVYLKTHVGTDTGDILWYLLAAHAVHFVVVPQVGRLADRFGRRPVYMVGAILAATWGFFAFPMMNTGDYLMIMGAVILGLVIHALMYAPQPAIMAEMFPTRMRYSGVSLGYQVTSIVAGSLAPAIATWLLDRFGTWVPIALYLAGASVITLAAAWFTRETNGIDLHDLDEADREQLARAGLV from the coding sequence ATGAGCACACAACAGTCGGACAGCGCCGCCTCGGCCCCGACCGGCCTCAAGCGGGTGGTGGTCGCGTCGATGGCGGGCACCGTTGTCGAGTGGTACGAGTTCTTCCTGTACGCGACCGCGGCGACGCTGGTTTTCAACAAGGTGTTCTTCGCGGAGGGCACGAGCGAAGCCGCGGGACTCATCGCCGCGCTGCTGACCTACGCGGTCGGTTTCGTCGCGCGACCGCTCGGCGGCATCGTGTTCGGCCACTTCGGCGACAAGTACGGCCGCAAGAAGCTGCTGCAGTTCGCGATCCTGCTCGTCGGCGCCGTCACGTTCCTGATGGGGTGCTTGCCCACGTACGCCCAGATCGGGGTGTGGGCACCCATCCTGCTCGTGGCGCTGCGCTTTCTGCAGGGCTTCGCCGTCGGTGGGGAGTGGGGCGGGGCGGTGCTATTGGTCGCTGAGCACAGCCCGAACTCCAAGCGCGCGTTCTGGGCCAGCTGGCCGCAGGCGGCGGTGCCGATCGGCAACATGCTCGCCACGGTGGTGTTGCTGGTGCTGACCGGTGTGCTGTCGGACGACGCGTTCCTGTCGTGGGGCTGGCGGGTGGCGTTCTGGCTGTCGGCGGTGGTGGTGCTGATCGGGTACTACATCCGTACCAAGGTCACCGACGCGCCCATCTTCGTCGCCGCACAGGAAGAGGTGGACCGGGTCAAGTCCGTCTCCTACGGCGTCGTCGAGGTGCTCAAGCGTTACCCGCGTGGCGTTTTCACCGCGATGGGACTGCGGTTCGCCGAGAACATCATGTACTACCTGGTGGTCACCTTCTCCATCGTCTACCTCAAGACCCACGTCGGCACCGACACCGGCGACATCCTGTGGTATCTGCTGGCCGCGCACGCGGTGCACTTCGTGGTGGTGCCGCAGGTGGGCCGCCTGGCCGACCGGTTCGGGCGACGACCGGTGTACATGGTCGGTGCGATCCTGGCGGCCACCTGGGGGTTCTTCGCCTTCCCGATGATGAACACCGGCGACTACCTGATGATCATGGGCGCGGTGATCCTCGGCCTGGTGATCCACGCCCTGATGTACGCCCCGCAGCCGGCCATCATGGCCGAGATGTTCCCGACCCGGATGCGGTATTCCGGTGTCTCGCTGGGTTATCAGGTCACCTCGATCGTCGCGGGCTCGCTGGCACCGGCGATCGCGACCTGGTTGCTGGACAGGTTCGGCACCTGGGTGCCCATCGCGCTGTACCTGGCGGGAGCCTCGGTGATCACGCTCGCGGCGGCCTGGTTCACCCGGGAGACCAACGGCATCGACCTGCACGACCTCGACGAGGCCGACCGTGAGCAACTGGCCCGGGCGGGGCTGGTGTGA